One genomic window of Pirellulales bacterium includes the following:
- a CDS encoding DUF4384 domain-containing protein: MRLISRDLLLSGAIGLTVLSIALLKAPFSWAQPPAAPPAGGGQGAQDEAPAPEAPTADPSTAPAQQPAPTGAPDLQATAQNQQPAFFVHAELTRPTNDFREGDSLSVRVRCEIDAYLYVLYQQADGEVFQIFPNKIQQQNKIVAKQEVVIPASDDLFRWKVGPPFGKEVVKVVACKVPVDELAEPTTRAKNFNPITKRQLKDAAGQIAQMQPSDWAEVDLELYTYAASAAPAPQGAKRIGVFFGVSEHQFDAQQRAGTKKRGKERGLNLRAAAKDAQALGTILREIGGLNQARIFMNEQVTRATVEEVITRWLPSVSKPGDTVIIHYSGHGSQIADDNGDETRDQQDEVLVPYDLVNPLILEELLTSEGQLDGPTAQRAAELLQLARQNPNKEWDALVRATGISDDLFGRWLQNLNGRQVVVILDTCHSGGFATAEKGLPTRGGAGFDFLEGELTRLKDIGAQDQAMLSAAMTDELAMEHYSGEFGLLTGYLLKSLVDIKGPVKLEDCHAYCEREFPKYFEMVNQALEQEGSSERVKPHHAFLTNSCSRPVFLKP, encoded by the coding sequence ATGAGACTTATTTCGCGTGATCTTCTCTTGAGCGGGGCAATTGGCCTCACAGTGCTTTCGATCGCCCTTTTGAAGGCGCCGTTTAGTTGGGCACAGCCGCCTGCCGCGCCGCCCGCCGGCGGAGGGCAAGGCGCGCAGGACGAAGCACCGGCGCCCGAGGCGCCAACGGCCGACCCGTCCACCGCGCCAGCGCAACAGCCAGCGCCGACCGGCGCACCGGACCTTCAGGCGACGGCACAAAATCAGCAGCCGGCGTTTTTTGTACATGCCGAATTGACGCGTCCGACAAACGATTTTCGCGAGGGCGATAGCTTGTCGGTGCGCGTGCGCTGCGAGATCGACGCGTATCTGTATGTGTTGTACCAGCAGGCCGATGGCGAGGTGTTTCAAATCTTCCCGAACAAGATTCAACAGCAAAACAAGATTGTCGCCAAACAAGAGGTGGTGATTCCCGCCAGCGACGATTTGTTTCGCTGGAAGGTGGGACCGCCGTTCGGCAAGGAGGTAGTAAAGGTTGTGGCCTGCAAAGTCCCGGTGGACGAGCTAGCGGAGCCAACGACGCGCGCCAAGAACTTTAACCCAATCACAAAGAGGCAACTCAAAGACGCCGCGGGACAGATCGCGCAGATGCAACCGAGCGATTGGGCCGAAGTCGACCTGGAGCTCTACACCTACGCCGCTAGCGCCGCGCCAGCGCCCCAAGGGGCCAAGCGGATCGGCGTCTTCTTTGGGGTTTCGGAACATCAATTCGACGCGCAACAACGCGCGGGGACCAAAAAACGTGGCAAGGAACGCGGCCTCAACCTGCGGGCGGCCGCGAAGGACGCTCAAGCGCTGGGCACGATTCTGCGCGAAATAGGCGGGCTGAATCAAGCGAGAATCTTCATGAACGAGCAAGTGACGCGCGCCACCGTTGAAGAAGTGATTACTCGCTGGTTGCCGTCGGTGTCCAAGCCGGGAGACACGGTGATCATTCACTACTCGGGGCACGGTAGCCAGATTGCCGATGACAATGGCGACGAAACGCGCGATCAGCAGGACGAGGTGCTGGTGCCGTATGACCTGGTCAATCCGCTCATATTGGAAGAACTGCTGACAAGCGAGGGACAACTTGATGGCCCCACCGCGCAGCGCGCCGCGGAGTTGCTGCAACTCGCCCGGCAGAATCCCAACAAGGAGTGGGACGCGCTGGTGCGGGCTACTGGCATATCAGACGATCTGTTTGGCCGCTGGCTGCAGAATTTGAATGGCCGTCAGGTCGTGGTGATCCTTGACACCTGCCACAGTGGCGGCTTCGCGACGGCGGAAAAAGGACTCCCCACGCGGGGCGGCGCTGGATTCGATTTTTTGGAAGGCGAGTTGACGCGACTCAAGGACATTGGCGCTCAAGATCAGGCAATGCTATCTGCGGCGATGACCGATGAGCTTGCGATGGAGCATTACTCGGGGGAGTTTGGTCTGCTCACAGGCTATCTCTTAAAGAGCTTGGTGGACATCAAGGGGCCGGTGAAGTTGGAAGACTGTCACGCGTACTGCGAGCGCGAGTTTCCCAAGTACTTTGAGATGGTCAATCAGGCGCTGGAGCAGGAAGGAAGCAGCGAACGAGTGAAACCGCATCACGCGTTCCTCACAAACAGTTGCTCGCGTCCGGTGTTCCTCAAGCCGTGA
- the dnaG gene encoding DNA primase: MSHDYSFDAKDAVRRAVDIVDLVGQYLQLRRSGRNYVALCPWHDDSRPSLQVNPERQSFKCWVCDIGGDAFSFIMKMENVPFPEALQLLADRAGITLPKRGAMPGAPAEEQDTKRRLYQVMAWAAEQYHRYLLESPEAAAARAYLEERGIQPESIRKYQLGFAPDRWSWLLDRASANSVQHKYLEAVGLAVRRDGASGFYDRFRGRVLFTIRDPQGRPVALGGRILPEFAENAPAKYINSPETPLFSKSSLVYGLDVARDAIAKSKRVLVMEGYTDTIVAHQCGFANTVAVLGTALGERHIRLLRRYAEEIVLVLDGDEAGQRRTNEVLELFVANEVNVRVLALPQSLDPCDFLQQRGAEPFSELLERAADALEHQLSHVTRLGAARGAHAAHQAVEEILGTLAKAPRLTSNSATARRLREEQVVHRLARVFELPEDVLRQRLATLRGAGHASSRLTKTQADTPSLQPLAAWERELLELLVGQPFEAPRVLQVIGPDHFESATCREIVQVCHDVLETEGQIDFQRLLLEFDEPEIKSLLVDLDEAGQSKTPGGGGERLEQVLQRVGRRLEDDQRRERLTALRERRVDDQEGVRFLLDAIEQGRARHCISDSTDG, translated from the coding sequence GTGTCACACGACTATTCGTTTGATGCCAAGGACGCAGTGCGCCGTGCGGTCGACATTGTCGATCTTGTCGGGCAATATCTGCAATTGCGCCGCAGTGGTCGCAACTACGTCGCGCTCTGCCCCTGGCATGACGATTCTCGCCCCAGCCTACAAGTGAATCCCGAGCGGCAATCGTTCAAATGCTGGGTTTGCGATATCGGAGGCGACGCCTTCAGCTTCATCATGAAGATGGAGAATGTCCCGTTTCCCGAAGCGCTGCAGCTCTTGGCCGATCGTGCTGGCATCACGCTTCCCAAACGCGGCGCCATGCCCGGTGCGCCAGCCGAAGAACAAGACACTAAGCGGCGCCTCTACCAAGTGATGGCCTGGGCTGCCGAGCAATATCATCGATATCTCTTGGAATCTCCCGAAGCGGCCGCGGCCAGGGCTTACCTCGAAGAGCGCGGAATCCAGCCCGAAAGTATCCGTAAATATCAACTCGGATTCGCTCCCGATCGTTGGAGCTGGCTGCTCGATCGCGCATCGGCCAACTCGGTGCAGCACAAATATTTGGAAGCGGTCGGGTTGGCGGTGCGCCGCGACGGCGCCAGCGGTTTTTACGATCGGTTCCGTGGTCGAGTCCTGTTCACCATTCGCGATCCTCAAGGGCGCCCCGTGGCGCTCGGCGGCAGGATCTTGCCCGAATTCGCCGAAAATGCGCCCGCCAAATACATCAACTCTCCCGAGACCCCCCTGTTTTCCAAAAGCAGTTTGGTTTACGGACTCGACGTGGCTCGCGACGCGATCGCGAAATCGAAGCGTGTGCTGGTGATGGAGGGCTATACCGACACGATCGTGGCCCATCAATGCGGTTTTGCCAATACGGTGGCCGTGTTGGGCACGGCGCTCGGCGAGCGGCACATTCGCCTGCTCCGGCGTTATGCGGAAGAAATCGTGCTAGTGCTCGACGGCGACGAAGCCGGCCAACGCCGCACCAACGAAGTGCTAGAGCTTTTTGTCGCCAACGAAGTGAATGTGCGAGTTTTGGCCTTGCCTCAATCGCTCGATCCATGCGATTTTCTACAGCAGCGCGGCGCGGAGCCTTTTAGCGAACTGCTGGAGAGGGCCGCCGACGCGCTGGAACATCAACTTTCGCACGTTACGCGACTCGGCGCCGCGCGCGGGGCGCATGCGGCCCACCAAGCTGTGGAGGAAATCCTGGGCACACTTGCAAAAGCACCGCGATTGACCAGCAACAGCGCGACCGCCCGGCGGCTGCGTGAAGAACAAGTGGTTCATCGCTTGGCGCGCGTCTTCGAATTGCCAGAAGACGTTTTGCGACAGCGCTTGGCCACGCTCCGCGGCGCTGGCCATGCGTCATCGCGGCTGACGAAGACCCAAGCCGATACGCCATCGCTCCAGCCGCTGGCGGCGTGGGAGCGCGAGTTGCTTGAGTTGTTAGTCGGACAACCGTTCGAGGCCCCGCGTGTGTTGCAAGTGATTGGTCCCGATCATTTTGAATCGGCCACGTGCCGAGAAATTGTGCAAGTCTGCCACGATGTCTTGGAGACAGAAGGGCAGATCGATTTTCAACGACTGCTTCTCGAATTCGATGAGCCGGAAATAAAAAGCCTGCTGGTCGACTTGGACGAAGCGGGCCAGTCAAAGACCCCAGGGGGCGGCGGCGAACGTTTGGAGCAGGTGCTCCAAAGGGTGGGCCGACGTCTAGAGGATGATCAGCGTCGCGAGCGGCTCACCGCCTTGCGGGAGCGGCGCGTCGACGATCAGGAAGGGGTGCGTTTTTTGCTAGATGCCATCGAGCAGGGACGCGCCCGGCACTGCATTTCCGACTCCACGGATGGATGA
- a CDS encoding sigma-70 family RNA polymerase sigma factor, whose translation MRAVDWLGRALPRAARPDHNQDRVARTRSKETQVELSEKDLQELITLGKSQGYLTFDQVNDFLPDDVIHPDKLEAVLAALDEQSIEIVAEAVDAPLGDESRPDRVESREVEEELAAEEAAPAFVGEVEKWSDDPVRLYLTQMAEIPLLERSQEIALATRIEKTRRRFRRAVLSCNFAMQATVETLEKVHQGLLPFDRTIKVSLTEQLTKEQISARMPHNLKTLRHLLDANARDFHQIISRKLPRAERVAALARFFSRRLKALTLVEELSLRTRRVQPLIRKLDEIAQRMELIKSKLARLSDQPSAKDERANLRKELRDLVLITQESPASLRRRCQTMRELFRDYEQAKRDLSGGNLRLVVSIAKKYRNRGLSFLDLIQEGNTGLMRAVDKYEFRRGFKFSTYATWWIRQAITRAIADQARTIRIPVHMIEVLSRLRNVSKRLLQELGREPTTEETAIAAGLTLDEVRRVMNIGRHPVSLDRPVGESEDSSFGEFIEDSGSQSPLSSAAQGMLREKIEAMLKTLTFREREIIRLRYGLGDGYTYTLEEVGRIFRVTRERVRQIEAKAVRKLQHPVRSKQLEGFLEGIAS comes from the coding sequence ATGCGGGCCGTGGATTGGCTTGGTCGCGCGTTGCCGCGCGCTGCTCGGCCAGACCATAATCAGGACAGGGTAGCGCGCACGCGCTCTAAGGAGACGCAGGTGGAACTGTCTGAAAAAGACCTGCAAGAATTAATCACGCTCGGGAAATCGCAAGGTTACCTGACGTTCGATCAGGTCAACGATTTCCTCCCCGACGATGTGATCCATCCCGACAAGCTCGAGGCGGTGCTCGCCGCGCTGGACGAGCAAAGCATCGAAATCGTCGCCGAAGCGGTTGATGCTCCGTTGGGCGACGAGTCGCGCCCCGATCGCGTCGAGAGCCGTGAAGTTGAAGAGGAACTGGCCGCTGAGGAGGCTGCTCCCGCGTTCGTCGGCGAAGTGGAAAAATGGAGCGACGACCCGGTTCGCCTCTACTTGACCCAAATGGCCGAGATCCCGCTGCTCGAACGCAGTCAGGAGATCGCGCTGGCCACCCGCATCGAAAAGACGCGCCGTCGCTTCCGCCGCGCGGTGTTGTCGTGCAACTTTGCCATGCAGGCTACGGTCGAAACCTTGGAAAAGGTTCATCAAGGCCTCTTGCCGTTCGATCGCACTATTAAAGTGTCGCTTACCGAGCAGCTCACCAAGGAGCAGATTAGCGCCCGAATGCCGCACAATCTGAAGACGCTGCGGCATCTACTGGATGCGAACGCCCGCGACTTCCATCAAATCATCAGTCGTAAGTTGCCGCGCGCGGAACGTGTGGCCGCACTGGCTCGCTTCTTCAGCCGACGCCTCAAGGCGCTCACGTTGGTCGAGGAACTCAGTCTCCGCACGCGCCGTGTGCAGCCCTTGATCCGTAAACTGGACGAAATCGCGCAGCGCATGGAGTTGATCAAGTCCAAGTTGGCCCGCTTGTCCGACCAGCCCTCGGCAAAGGATGAGCGAGCTAATCTTCGCAAGGAACTGCGAGACCTCGTGCTTATCACCCAAGAGAGTCCCGCCAGTCTCCGCCGCCGCTGCCAGACGATGCGCGAGTTGTTCCGTGATTACGAGCAAGCCAAGCGCGACCTCTCCGGCGGCAATCTTCGCCTTGTTGTGTCGATCGCCAAGAAATATCGCAACCGCGGCCTCAGCTTTTTGGATCTCATCCAAGAAGGCAACACGGGACTCATGCGAGCCGTGGACAAGTACGAATTCCGGCGCGGTTTCAAATTCTCCACTTATGCCACCTGGTGGATTCGCCAGGCGATCACTCGCGCGATCGCCGATCAAGCTCGCACCATCCGCATTCCGGTGCATATGATCGAGGTCCTCTCTCGCTTGCGCAACGTTTCGAAGCGTTTGTTGCAGGAGTTGGGACGCGAACCCACCACCGAGGAGACGGCGATTGCCGCCGGGCTCACCTTGGATGAAGTCCGCCGCGTGATGAACATTGGCCGCCATCCGGTCAGTCTCGATCGGCCAGTTGGCGAAAGCGAAGACAGCTCCTTTGGCGAGTTCATTGAGGATTCCGGCAGTCAAAGCCCCCTCAGTTCGGCCGCGCAAGGCATGCTTCGCGAGAAGATCGAGGCCATGCTCAAGACCCTCACCTTCCGTGAGCGAGAAATCATTCGCCTACGGTATGGTTTGGGAGACGGTTACACCTACACTTTGGAGGAGGTGGGCCGCATCTTCCGGGTTACCCGTGAACGCGTTCGTCAGATCGAGGCCAAGGCGGTGCGCAAGCTCCAGCACCCAGTGCGGAGCAAGCAGCTCGAAGGCTTCTTGGAGGGAATTGCCAGCTAA
- the aat gene encoding leucyl/phenylalanyl-tRNA--protein transferase, whose amino-acid sequence MIRTGPSRYFPPAASAGSDGLLLIGGSLSADWLIDAYTHGIFPWPSGTVLAWWSPDPRAILEPAELHVPRRLERTIRSGRFRVTMNQEFSQVIGGCATAQCRARHTWITRPLRLAYEHLHKLGHAHSVEVFREDQLVGGVYGVAIGGMFSAESMFHRETDASKVALVALVRHLRDQGFGLIDIQQLNAHTARFGAKTIRRSEYLGRLQLALRLPVAFAGVDSSRG is encoded by the coding sequence ATGATTCGCACTGGACCGTCACGATATTTTCCGCCGGCGGCTTCGGCCGGTAGTGATGGCCTGTTGCTGATCGGCGGCAGCCTGAGCGCGGATTGGCTGATCGACGCGTACACACACGGCATCTTTCCCTGGCCAAGCGGCACGGTGCTGGCGTGGTGGTCGCCTGACCCTCGCGCAATTCTAGAGCCGGCGGAACTGCACGTACCGCGCCGGCTTGAGCGGACAATTCGCAGTGGGCGATTTCGCGTCACAATGAACCAGGAGTTCTCACAAGTGATCGGCGGTTGCGCTACCGCGCAATGCCGCGCGCGGCACACTTGGATCACGCGCCCCTTGCGTCTAGCCTACGAGCATCTTCATAAATTGGGACACGCGCATAGCGTGGAGGTTTTTCGCGAAGACCAATTGGTAGGCGGGGTCTATGGGGTCGCCATTGGCGGGATGTTCTCCGCTGAGTCGATGTTTCATCGCGAGACCGACGCCTCGAAAGTCGCCTTAGTTGCCTTGGTTCGGCACTTGCGAGATCAGGGCTTTGGCCTAATCGACATCCAGCAACTCAATGCCCATACGGCGCGGTTTGGCGCCAAGACCATTCGACGCTCCGAGTATCTGGGAAGACTGCAACTGGCGCTTCGGCTGCCGGTGGCTTTTGCCGGCGTCGACTCCTCAAGGGGGTGA
- a CDS encoding trypsin-like peptidase domain-containing protein has translation MAGNAYDPFRDPPPTRFGCSGLLFLLTLLVLAIASPYLTQQIMYRATLGRQQADVEVARKAIGEFKNTTESFRLVAQSIGPSVVHIDTEQIIRGARPIGDEMAYFFAPRRLSGQGSGVIIDKSGYILTNFHVIAQTSGLRVRLSDGREIREVTIIGTDAATDLAVLKIDADSLIPAVWGDSDQVQVGDWVLAIGNPYGLDRTVTAGIISAKGRHGIGQNLYQDFLQTDAAVNPGNSGGPLVNLAGEIVGINTAIVGEAYQGISFAIPSRMAREVFDQLRKSGSVARGWLGVQPQDLTPELADQLGVRGTTGAVIARVVPDSPADQAGLKDGDVIIKWDGAPVRDASDLTLKVAGTAIHTSVTALIIRGREEQKVEIKVGTRPTQLPQLK, from the coding sequence ATGGCTGGTAATGCGTACGACCCGTTTCGCGACCCTCCGCCAACCCGCTTTGGCTGCTCGGGGTTGTTGTTCTTGCTGACACTATTAGTGCTGGCGATTGCCTCTCCGTACCTTACCCAACAAATCATGTATCGCGCCACGCTCGGACGTCAGCAGGCCGATGTCGAAGTTGCCCGCAAAGCCATTGGGGAATTCAAAAACACCACCGAGTCATTTCGATTGGTTGCGCAAAGCATTGGTCCCAGCGTGGTGCACATTGATACCGAGCAAATCATCCGCGGCGCGCGACCCATCGGCGATGAAATGGCCTATTTCTTCGCGCCGCGCCGCCTCAGCGGCCAGGGTTCTGGGGTGATCATCGACAAGTCAGGCTATATCCTCACCAACTTTCATGTCATCGCTCAGACCAGCGGGCTGCGTGTGCGTCTCAGTGATGGGCGCGAAATTCGCGAAGTCACTATCATAGGCACCGATGCCGCCACCGATCTGGCCGTGCTCAAGATCGATGCCGACAGCTTGATCCCCGCCGTCTGGGGAGACAGCGACCAGGTGCAAGTCGGCGACTGGGTGCTCGCCATCGGCAATCCCTACGGACTCGACCGTACGGTCACTGCGGGCATCATCAGCGCCAAAGGCCGCCACGGCATCGGGCAAAACCTCTATCAAGACTTTCTGCAAACCGACGCCGCAGTGAACCCTGGCAACAGCGGCGGCCCCTTGGTGAATCTCGCCGGCGAGATTGTGGGCATTAACACCGCCATTGTAGGGGAAGCGTATCAAGGGATCAGCTTCGCTATCCCAAGTCGCATGGCGCGAGAAGTGTTTGATCAGTTGCGCAAATCGGGCAGCGTGGCGCGTGGCTGGCTGGGCGTCCAGCCACAAGATCTGACGCCCGAGTTAGCCGACCAGCTTGGCGTACGCGGGACAACTGGCGCGGTCATTGCCCGCGTCGTCCCAGATTCGCCCGCCGATCAGGCAGGACTCAAGGATGGCGATGTCATCATTAAGTGGGACGGCGCGCCGGTGCGAGACGCCAGCGACCTAACCCTCAAGGTGGCCGGCACGGCGATCCACACCAGCGTCACCGCGCTGATCATCCGCGGTCGCGAGGAACAGAAGGTCGAAATCAAAGTTGGCACCCGGCCCACGCAACTACCACAGCTCAAATAG
- a CDS encoding phospholipase — translation MSVTADTLRELHRLHQQLSDLKDRVERGPRQVKARDATVIKLEQALAQVQADAKAARVAADQKQLQLKSDEAKIRDLQIKQNQAKSNKEYQLLKEQIAASEMANSVLADEILDALEKCDQIEASIAEAKQNLTKGREDLAGSKQSVQAKQDGLISEVHRLEAELKLAEDRLPPDVRADYDRIIRSKGSEGMAQVEGEFCTGCHRQITPNMYNSLCLSHVVFCKSCGRLLYLPEDRTVAGH, via the coding sequence ATGAGCGTTACAGCCGACACGTTGCGGGAACTGCACCGCCTGCACCAGCAACTCAGCGATCTGAAAGATCGCGTCGAACGTGGACCGCGACAAGTAAAAGCTCGCGATGCCACGGTCATCAAACTCGAACAAGCCTTGGCACAGGTCCAGGCCGACGCCAAAGCCGCGCGCGTCGCCGCCGATCAAAAGCAACTGCAACTCAAGTCCGACGAAGCCAAGATCCGCGATCTCCAAATCAAACAGAATCAGGCCAAGTCCAACAAAGAGTATCAATTGCTCAAGGAACAGATCGCCGCTTCCGAAATGGCGAACAGCGTACTGGCCGATGAAATCCTCGACGCACTGGAAAAGTGCGATCAGATCGAAGCCTCAATTGCCGAAGCGAAGCAGAATCTGACCAAGGGCCGCGAAGACCTTGCAGGCTCCAAGCAATCGGTGCAAGCCAAGCAAGATGGCCTCATCAGCGAGGTCCATCGCTTGGAAGCCGAGCTCAAGCTCGCCGAGGATCGCTTGCCTCCCGATGTCCGCGCCGACTACGATCGCATCATTCGCTCTAAGGGGTCAGAAGGAATGGCGCAAGTCGAAGGCGAGTTTTGCACGGGCTGCCACCGACAGATCACTCCAAATATGTATAACTCGCTGTGCCTCAGCCATGTGGTGTTCTGCAAGAGTTGCGGCCGATTGCTGTACCTGCCGGAAGATCGCACTGTGGCCGGCCATTAG
- the greA gene encoding transcription elongation factor GreA, translated as MSEAIYMTRKGYDKLKAELDHLEQVEMPKAAERIATARAEGDLRENAEYHGARETQGMLQAKINLLRDKLNRAQIIDTANVNKSEVSFGATVVVKDLEFGDEETFILVGAGEEDYDSGKILFSSPLAQGLVGHKIGDKVEIDVPAGKLRFEIREIRFEE; from the coding sequence ATGTCCGAAGCGATCTACATGACCCGCAAGGGCTACGACAAGCTCAAGGCCGAGCTCGACCATCTGGAGCAGGTGGAAATGCCCAAGGCCGCCGAACGAATCGCCACTGCTCGCGCCGAGGGTGACTTGCGCGAAAACGCCGAATATCACGGCGCCCGCGAAACGCAAGGCATGCTGCAAGCCAAGATCAATCTACTGCGCGACAAGCTCAATCGCGCGCAGATCATCGATACCGCAAATGTCAACAAGAGCGAGGTCTCCTTCGGCGCCACCGTCGTCGTCAAAGACCTGGAATTTGGCGATGAGGAAACTTTCATCCTCGTCGGCGCCGGTGAAGAAGACTACGACTCAGGCAAAATCCTCTTCAGCAGCCCGCTCGCGCAAGGTCTGGTGGGTCACAAAATCGGCGACAAGGTCGAAATCGACGTCCCCGCCGGCAAGTTGCGGTTTGAAATTCGCGAAATACGCTTCGAGGAGTAG